The window TTTAACGGTTATagacataaatattttgataagaTTTACAAAATTGATATTGGAGAATAATATATCAAATCTAAACAATCGATTTTCGTCAATTATCATAATTTAACAGCACATAACttattctttaacaaaaacttaccgCAAATAGTACTACAAAATGCCTGAACAGTGTCCCAAATTTGATAAGCAGCATAATCATCACTTACACTATCGGGATAACCTTTGGGTAGGAATATTTGCTGGAATAAAcggtataaaaagaatttttcatgTATAACCGCTTTATTTTCACTCCTTAGTGGTACACGGACAATTGATTTTTGTTCTGCAAAATgttcaaacaaacataaataacttGTTACCTATAtatagtttaattaaaacacCCTTACCGGCTGGTGTAACATAGAGTATTTCTTCACCTCTAGTGCCATACTGTTCACGAAAGTGTATTCTCATGCTggcaaaattacaaaatatgacAAATCCTCAACGATATTATTGATATtcaataaaaaccataaaactatctttaaagttgttaaataaactttaaaacatttGCTTGGAACCTCCCCGTACGCCCTTAGTCTGGCTAAATACAGAAATTTATTGAATTGCTTCACTTTTTAGTGCCACGAAATGAAGAACTGTATTGTATGTGTGTTGGACACTTGTGATTTTTATTGCTTAAGCTTTTTGTCTTTTGaaatttagtaaattattttttctatatttctctTTCTTAGAGatccaattatttttattaaacacttGACTTAATGTGGCTTTACTTCTTTAGCTTTTGTTTGCTTTCATTATTTACCACTTctattcaaatttaaacattgCTCCCCTTCTCCAGAATGTTTCTGGTTGATGTCTGCCTGTCAACCTGCTATTAGTTTTTCGTTAATTGCCAATAGTCGTGATGATGATgaagttgttgtttgtttgcgAGTGGTGCCACCTTCACCCTTAACAACCAATTAATGTTTTGTCTATGGTATCGGTATGTCTGTCCGTGTGTTATACTTGATGTCCTTGCTGCTGCTCCTGTAATttttccctaaaaaaattacttatactCTTATAGAATAAtcacttttattaaatattgttataaatttatacgaTATTAATTGACTAgttagttttattagaaatttatttaaaaaattctcagaatccttataatttgtttttataaaaacagtgCAACCAGAGCCCTGCgccttcaaattaaaaattaacgaCGGCGGCGTCTGACACTAAAAAAGTAGGCGACGGCTTAAAATCGACGTTAAGCCGGCTAAGTTTAGTTTTCAtcgttattaaataaaaacggaaTCCCAGAGATTCAAAAGTGGGATTTTggaagcaaatatttaaattccaacaataattaattataaaaattaaatcaaagggAATAAGTTGAGATGAATGgtcaattctttaaaatataactcgatttataaaaaagaattaggGAATGAATTATTTTAGAGCTTTACATAGTTCCAAAGTTGACAAATtcgaacaaaaacaagtaagatgtAATAGTAGGGCGAGaccaaccatataataccctacatctgtacaagaataaaatgtgatttagttttcataataacacatttaagttaaattgtaccttgtctcagatatacttaagccatttattgtttattaaaactgtggatatttaagtaatattttgatAGGGGcattttataggggctagggtcaaatgaggccctataattataaagtttatgaggCCATCAAGGCTCTATTCGGGGTTTcagtaggcttcgtctacggtaccatagaagatcatgtgcaaaatttcattaaattatctctaaaattgcgacctgtagtttgattacgagGTTTCCATACAGaaagacagactgacggacattgctaaatcgactgagccgattggtatactttaaggtgggtataggacaatATTATTGcgcgttacaaatatcagcacaaacccaatataccctctccacttAAGTGGAGTAAGGTATAATGATTGATTtaagaactagttccagaacAGCTCCTTAATAAGAGTGTATAAGggattttgtattttcttcGCCAACGTTTTAGCTTTGTTGCAAATATAACATATAACTGaacatattttgtttgaaacataaagtaaacattttgcGGTATAAATAGCCACTACTTTGgacatttcaaagaaaattgtttacataaCATTCCATTCAaatctttctaaaaaaaacagttttataatGTTGACACAAGttagttacatacatatgtatgtatttttctttaaatagggtcatttaaacattaaactttATGTTGCAGTCAATAACAAGAGCTGCATGGAATCAAaccttacttttttaatatttatgaaaaaatgtttaatactgaacattttgaattgaaatttaactCTCTAAATGGGACTAAAGGTTCAACAATTGGGAAATCTACAATTGTGGCTCATCGTTTATCTGtgcattttcaaaatattttaacaccaACAAAAAGTCCACAAAAAGTAatgtataaaattcaataataattaCCTTACAATAAAcagaattttaaacattttagtatTTGGAAACTATTAATCATCATTTAGCTGTATATCGTGAAATGTTAATCAACATAGGTCAGGAAAAAGATTGTCCTGAGTTACGTGAAAAAATACGTAAATTTAGATGTACAATTCTAGAAGAATGTCAAATTACAGCACAGCTTTTAATACCTTTAGATAAAACTACTAACTCTATTGAAAACCATGAGGATAAAGTTAATCATCATTATTTAGTATTATTATATCAATTATTGCAATTGTTTTTACGTGAATTAACTAAAAGTTATCGTCTTAATCAAGTTATAACCATGGATATGGAAGAATATTTTGGTAATTATTGTTAAATGTAAgtgaattttaagaatttatattttaaattaaaaatttaaaattacagaAAATCGTGCTGGTCCTTCTAATCTGGGAAATGTTATTAGTGAACTTTTGTTATGCAAAGAAATAACTCCCGATTTTAATTTAGAAGAATTGTCTAGCATTATTCTGGGTATTAAGGAAATTTCTTCAATGTTAAAAGACATTGAATTGATTTTACCACAAGGTGAGTGTACTTTCACATCTATTAAATATTTGgcaaaaattaagttaaatacatacatttttttgaagTTAACACTTTAAGAACAGCTTTAAAATTAGTTTCGATATTGTTTGCAAATACAAACATTACTTAAGATtcgaaaattattaacaaataataattcatGTATTTAATAGATGGGAACTTGTTTTGaattatagttttaactaaatgctttttgaaatattttatttaatattctagAATTTAATTCCAATGTCGATATTCATAATGCTTGGCCCGTAAAACGTAAGcgtaaattattttgttgtggTTCTcaaaaagattattaaaaagataaattaataaatgttatatttaataaaatgtttatgtttataagAAATTGAACAAACGGCTTTTTATTCCAAGAGTATTTTCAGTTTTCCTCTGCAAATATTTCACCTGAATTTGcacataaatttatataagttttacTGCGGCCAACACCCCAACGGGAACAGCGTCCAGTAGGTTTTCCTACTTTATAAATAATGCCTCCCATGTCGAAATCATAAGTACAAACTGTGTAATAACAGTATTTAAAGGACATTTCATTGCTAATATTGAATAAAACTTGAACAAAAttccttagacctggttcacacagggaaacttttgttgataaacttttaattttatgtgtgagagaaagagatggttgatatttgtTTCTCTTAAGTTTCCCAAAAAacgtttcctagtgtgaacctgGTCTTATTATccttatatgtaaaatataccTACCTGTCTAAACAGTCGGCTCCTAGAGCTACGGCACAACCTACACGTGAAACCTGATCATTTATAATAGTTGTAAATTGCTTGGCAACTTCATGacttgaaaaataatacattttaagaatttttttattttaaaataaatatttatctactCCTCTACAAATTCCTTGGGCATTTCGGTAGgattttctatattattctTTTCATCGAACATTTTACGCAatgccaaaaaaataatttctaataccGGTTTGGGTTCATTTAAGACTGTTACCTCCTTTTTAGGAATAAAAGCAAATACAGTGTTgcgaaaacatttattttttttattcaaacactAACTTACCAAATTTTGTGCAACTTTTGGAAAACGTAAAGTGCTGCTACATGTAGTCTCTCCCGCATTTACCAGCTTTGAGCGAAAATGTGACAAATAACTCAATTCACTATCCCATATCAATTCACGCATTCTAACAGCcataggaaaaaatattttatttaaactattttttgccCAACCACCAGCTGTACGATTACGATAATAATTATGCCAATTTATAAAAGCACTCTTAACTTTTCTCGTTAAAGGTACATGAGCTAGAAATTCCTTAGATATATAGGAGggctaaaaattttgaaatgttttgaattttatatgtgTTGAACTTAAAATACCTACATTGTCTATGGAGTTTTTTGCATCACAAATTAAGTGTGTCTTGCCGGTTCcacataatttattttcaatatcagcTTGACAATATTCCCAGGCTAGGCAGATGTTTAAGAAGATTAATAGCAGAAACACGGGTTTTAGAATGatcataatgtttttttatttgtttaaaaagtttgtcAATATGTTTGATAAAAAGTTCTCTAtgattttgaattaattaaaatcttatagaaaactttaaaaggtAGCAAAATCATATATCTTATCAGGATGCAAAGTGCatctaaatatttgaaatatccACACCTCTTCTACATTTCAAATCGAATCAAAATTTTCTCCATTTGGCAACTATGggattctgcatttcaattcaaAGATGCGTTACTAAATTATACTAGCATTTCGATCATACAGTCACCAACTTACAATTTAGGGTTACCCCTAACTACCGACCGTCTAGGTGGCTAGCTGTTTTAACATATGCTAGTCCTGCCAAGAAGTCAACCGTCACCCAACAGATTACTAAGAGGCAGCAAAAACGAAACGACGATTGTCCTCATCCTCGTTTAGAACTAGTTtatactaggaaacttttgatttttgtgtgtgagagaatgaGATAGAAATATCAACCGTTTCCTAGTTGGAACCAGGTCTTACAAGCTGTGACGACAGACCTTTCAGGTGAAACAAAATTGTCTACGTTTGACATCTTTGGTATTTTGCATTTCGATTTAAGGCTTTGTCACTAAAATAATGTAGCATTTCGGTCGGACCGTCCTGaactaactatttaaaataCCGTTTATGGTTACCCCAAGTCACCGATCGCCCATGTGCTTGTCCTACAAAAAAGTCACTTGACACCCCATATATTACGAAGATACAGCAAAACGCATATGTTTGGTTTTAATTTGTCCACACTCTTTCGCTTACAAAGGAGTtactaaagtgacgattgtaTACACCATCCTTTACAAAGAGTTCATCCGTAACGACTGACCGTCTAGATTAATCGAAATTTTGCTCCGTTTTTTAACTTAGGTAttttgcatttcgattcgaagcATTTCGGTCGGACCGCCCCATACCTATTTACGGTTACTCGGTGGTTGTCCTACGAAGAAGTCAATTGCCACCCCTTATATTACAAAGAGCCAGCGAAAAgcttaattttgtgtttaaagtaTCCACACTCTAGCTTACAAAGGGGGCATTAAAATGATGATTGTCTTCACCTTCGTTTACAAAAAGTACATACGTGATTAAATAAAGCCAACCATGTGGTTAGACGTAAATGAAAATCTGTAtttttcggatgcattgactctttgtcgaactgctgggaactTACAAAAATGTAGTTACGTTCCTAATACAGGATATACACAAACGTAaagtattgaaataaaatgga of the Lucilia cuprina isolate Lc7/37 chromosome 2, ASM2204524v1, whole genome shotgun sequence genome contains:
- the LOC111680558 gene encoding uncharacterized protein LOC111680558 isoform X2, which translates into the protein MLINIGQEKDCPELREKIRKFRCTILEECQITAQLLIPLDKTTNSIENHEDKVNHHYLVLLYQLLQLFLRELTKSYRLNQVITMDMEEYFENRAGPSNLGNVISELLLCKEITPDFNLEELSSIILGIKEISSMLKDIELILPQEFNSNVDIHNAWPVKRKRKLFCCGSQKDY
- the LOC111680557 gene encoding antigen 5 like allergen Cul n 1-like; the protein is MYNCLVLYGTLGNGNAWEYCQADIENKLCGTGKTHLICDAKNSIDNPSYISKEFLAHVPLTRKVKSAFINWHNYYRNRTAGGWAKNSLNKIFFPMAVRMRELIWDSELSYLSHFRSKLVNAGETTCSSTLRFPKVAQNLEVTVLNEPKPVLEIIFLALRKMFDEKNNIENPTEMPKEFVEDHEVAKQFTTIINDQVSRVGCAVALGADCLDSNEMSFKYCYYTVCTYDFDMGGIIYKVGKPTGRCSRWGVGRSKTYINLCANSGEIFAEEN
- the LOC111680558 gene encoding uncharacterized protein LOC111680558 isoform X1; its protein translation is MFNTEHFELKFNSLNGTKGSTIGKSTIVAHRLSVHFQNILTPTKSPQKYLETINHHLAVYREMLINIGQEKDCPELREKIRKFRCTILEECQITAQLLIPLDKTTNSIENHEDKVNHHYLVLLYQLLQLFLRELTKSYRLNQVITMDMEEYFENRAGPSNLGNVISELLLCKEITPDFNLEELSSIILGIKEISSMLKDIELILPQEFNSNVDIHNAWPVKRKRKLFCCGSQKDY